The Sulfurihydrogenibium azorense Az-Fu1 genome contains the following window.
TTGATAAAATTAATAAAAGAGATTAATGACATGAACCAGCTGGAAACTAAAATAAGAGAAGAATTTACTAAAATAGGAGTGTAGAACATGGAAAATACAGGATTTTTTTTCATAAGCCAGTTATTTTGGCTGATATTCCTTTTTATGATTATAATGCCTATACTACAAGCTCAAATGCTTCAATGGAGCAGAGAGAGAATATTAAAAGCTATAGAAGATAAATACGGTAGCAAAGTCATAACTCTTATTCACAGACAAGAAACAAGGTCTTTGTTTGGCTTTTTTATGATGAGGATGATAACCATAGAAGACTCAGAAGCTGTTTTAAGGGCAATAAGAATGACACCTAAAGACAAACCAATAGACTTTATTATTCATACCCCAGGAGGAATTGCACTGGCAGCTACTCAGATAGCAAAAGCATTAGCAGACCATCCTGCGAAAGTAAGAGTAATTGTACCTCACTTTGCAATGTCAGGAGGAACTTTAATAGCCTTAGCAGCTGACGAGATATTAATGGATAATCATGCAGTTTTAGGACCTGTAGACCCACAACTTGGAGCAGAACCAGCAGCTTCTTTAGTAGCCATAGAAAAACTAAAAGATCCTAAAGACATAGATGACCAAACTTTGGTGAAGATAGACATGAGTAAAAAAGCATTAAAACAGATGTACGACACAGTAGTAAATCTTTTAGTTAAAAAAGGTCATCCTTTAGAAAAAGCACAGATAATAGCAGAAGAACTCTCTCAAGGAAAGTACACCCACGACTTTCCTATTACTGTAGAACATTTAAAACAACTTGGATTAAACGTATCTACAGATATGCCAGAAGAGGTTTACGCACTAATGGACTTATATCCTCAACCTACAGGTATACCTGCAGTTCAGTACCTACCAGAACCAGTAAGAAGACCAGAGGCAGTTAAAAAGTAATGAAAAGTATAAACTTTAAAAACATATTTATAACAGGATTATTTGTCTTAATACCTATAATTGTAACTGTATGGGTTATAAAGACCCTTCTCTCCGTAGTAAACAACTTAATACTTCCATATTTAGAAGAGATAGGAATTCCAACACCTCACATTCCGGGACTTGGTATAATAGTAACACTTTCTATAATATTCCTGCTTGGACTTCTTGCCCAAAACTACTTCGGTAAAAAGTTCTTAGCGTACGTAGAATCCTTAATATCAAAAATTCCCGTTGCAGGTTCTGTTTACAATGCTACAAAACAGACGATGGAAACACTTTTCTCAAAGAAAGAAAACTTTTCAAAAGTTGCCCTTGTTAGGTTTCCCCATCAGGATACATACGCTATTGGGTTTATAGCTAATCAGTTAAAAATATGTGACGAAGATTACTACATAGTTTTTGTCCCAGCTGCAATCAACCCAACTTCTGGGTTTGCCATTATGGTAAAAAAACAGGACATTATAATAACAGATTTAACCGTTGAAGAAGCAATGAGGACCATTGTATCAGGTGGACTTGTAATAAAAAAACATATAAAATTACTTAAAGACAACCAAGTCCCAGCAGGAGAAGTCTCTGCAAACGGAGAGTAGTATGCCTTACGAAGACCTTAGAGAGTTTATAAGAGATTTAGAAAAAAACAATGAACTTATCAAAGTAAAATCAAAGGTAAGTCCTATCCTTGAAATCACAGAGATAGCAGACAGAATGATGAAGATGCCCAACGGTGGAAAAGCACTACTGTTTGAGAATGTTGAAGGTTACGAAGGTATACCTGTCCTTATAAACGCCTTCGGTAGTGAAAAACGAATGAAGATGGCATTAGGAGTTAAAAATTTTGAAGATATAGGATGGAAGCTCTACAAGATAGTAAAGCCAGAAATACCTAACACATTTTTAGAAAAGATAAAAAAACTCCCAGAGCTAAAAAAACTCAACGATGCTCTACCAGTTGTAGTAAAAGATGGAAAATGTAAAGAGGTAATAAAAAAAGGAAATGATGTTAACGTATTTGAATTTCCTGTTTTGAAATGCTGGCCAAAAGACGGGGGAAGGTTTATAACGCTTCCGATAGTAATATCAAAAGACCCTGAAAACGGTATAAGAAACATAGGAATGTATAGAATCCAACTGATAGATAAAAACAAAGTAACAGTTCACTGGCAGATACACAAAGGTGGTTCACACCACTACTGGAAAGCCAAAAAGTTAGGACAAAAAATACCTGTAGCGATAGTTATAGGTGCAGACCCTGTAATAACTTACTGTGCCTCAGCTCCACTTCCAGAAGATGTTGACGAGTTTCTATTTGCTGGGATAATAAGAGAAAAAGGTATTAAATTAGTAAAGTGTGAAACAGTTCCGTTGGAAGTCCCTGCCGATGCAGAGATTGTTATAGAGGGCTACATAGACCCATCAGAACCTTTACACGATGAAGGACCATTTGGAGACCACACAGGATTCTACACACCAGTAGATAAGTATCCTTTAATGCATATAACATGTATAACCCACAGGAAAGATCCTATCTATCAAACAACGATAGTAGGAAAACCACCTATGGAAGACGGCTGGCTTGGAAAAGCCACAGAAAGAATATTCCTTCCAATGGTTCAGTTTAATCTACCAGAAATTGTTGATTACAACCTACCTATTGCTGGATGTTTCCATAACTTTGCCTTTGTTTCTATCAAGAAAAGATATCCGGGTCATGCCTTTAAAGTAATAAACGCACTTTGGGGACTGGGACAACTCATGTTTGAAAAAAATATAGTTGTATTTGATGACTGGGTAAACGTTCAAGATATAAATGAAGTATTATGGATATGGGGAAACAACGTTGATCCATCAAGGGATGTAATAATACAAAAAGGAGTTATAGACGTTTTAGACCACTCAACAAACTACGTTGGTTTTGGTGGAAAAATGGGAATAGATGCTACTACGAAATGGAAAGAAGAAGGCTACCTAAGAGATTGGCCAGAAGTTGCTAAAATGGATGAAAGTGTGAAGAAAAAAGTCCTTCCTGTTTGGGAAGAAATACTAAAAAATATGTTAGAGATGATATAATATTTTTTTAAAAATTTTTAACCAAAATTAGACAGGAGTGGAATATGAGTGTAAAGTGGGAATTTTCTGCAGGTGGAGTTGTATTTAAAGAAGACCAAGACCAAATTTATATTCTACTAATTAAAAATAAAGATAGGTACGGTTTTCCAAAAGGAAATATAGAAAGAACTGAAAAGAGAGAGGATGCAGCTGTAAGAGAAGTTAAAGAAGAAACAGGAGTAGATGCAGAAGTCCTTGATTACTTAGGAAATGTAGAGTACTGGTACAGGTCAGGTGTTGATACAATTCACAAGTTTGTTTACTACTACCTTATGAAATACGTAGGTGGAGAGTTAAACCCCCAAAAAGAAGAGATAGAATCTGCAGAGTGGGTTCCTATAAATCAAGTAGAGGAAAAACTATCCTTTGACAAAGATAAAAAAATATTCTCTTTGGCAGTTAAAAAGTTAAAACAGCTCTCAAAAGTTAATGCTTGATAAACTTATAGACTTTACCTTCAATTATTTTAAAAGTTTAGACAGAGAAAAAGCACTAAGAAAAGCAAATCAGATTGGAAATTTTTTATACTTTATCAACTACCGTAAGGATGTTATTGAAAAAAATCTAAGTATAGCTTTTCCAGATAAAGACCAAAACTGGAAAGATTTTATAAGAAAAAAATCTTTACAAAACATAGGAAGAGTTCTTGTTGAATTTCCAAGGCAACCTTATTATGTAAAGTCCAGAGAGATAAAAGATATCGTTAAAATAGAAAAAGGTTTAAATCTTTTAGAAGAAATAA
Protein-coding sequences here:
- a CDS encoding SDH family Clp fold serine proteinase, translated to MENTGFFFISQLFWLIFLFMIIMPILQAQMLQWSRERILKAIEDKYGSKVITLIHRQETRSLFGFFMMRMITIEDSEAVLRAIRMTPKDKPIDFIIHTPGGIALAATQIAKALADHPAKVRVIVPHFAMSGGTLIALAADEILMDNHAVLGPVDPQLGAEPAASLVAIEKLKDPKDIDDQTLVKIDMSKKALKQMYDTVVNLLVKKGHPLEKAQIIAEELSQGKYTHDFPITVEHLKQLGLNVSTDMPEEVYALMDLYPQPTGIPAVQYLPEPVRRPEAVKK
- a CDS encoding menaquinone biosynthesis decarboxylase; the protein is MPYEDLREFIRDLEKNNELIKVKSKVSPILEITEIADRMMKMPNGGKALLFENVEGYEGIPVLINAFGSEKRMKMALGVKNFEDIGWKLYKIVKPEIPNTFLEKIKKLPELKKLNDALPVVVKDGKCKEVIKKGNDVNVFEFPVLKCWPKDGGRFITLPIVISKDPENGIRNIGMYRIQLIDKNKVTVHWQIHKGGSHHYWKAKKLGQKIPVAIVIGADPVITYCASAPLPEDVDEFLFAGIIREKGIKLVKCETVPLEVPADAEIVIEGYIDPSEPLHDEGPFGDHTGFYTPVDKYPLMHITCITHRKDPIYQTTIVGKPPMEDGWLGKATERIFLPMVQFNLPEIVDYNLPIAGCFHNFAFVSIKKRYPGHAFKVINALWGLGQLMFEKNIVVFDDWVNVQDINEVLWIWGNNVDPSRDVIIQKGVIDVLDHSTNYVGFGGKMGIDATTKWKEEGYLRDWPEVAKMDESVKKKVLPVWEEILKNMLEMI
- a CDS encoding NUDIX hydrolase, encoding MSVKWEFSAGGVVFKEDQDQIYILLIKNKDRYGFPKGNIERTEKREDAAVREVKEETGVDAEVLDYLGNVEYWYRSGVDTIHKFVYYYLMKYVGGELNPQKEEIESAEWVPINQVEEKLSFDKDKKIFSLAVKKLKQLSKVNA
- a CDS encoding DUF502 domain-containing protein yields the protein MKSINFKNIFITGLFVLIPIIVTVWVIKTLLSVVNNLILPYLEEIGIPTPHIPGLGIIVTLSIIFLLGLLAQNYFGKKFLAYVESLISKIPVAGSVYNATKQTMETLFSKKENFSKVALVRFPHQDTYAIGFIANQLKICDEDYYIVFVPAAINPTSGFAIMVKKQDIIITDLTVEEAMRTIVSGGLVIKKHIKLLKDNQVPAGEVSANGE